The Streptococcus pluranimalium genome contains a region encoding:
- a CDS encoding helix-hairpin-helix domain-containing protein: MFEDIVEKIQANKVIAGLMGLLILVVISCFFLLGNPSKSTQEELLPSWSGQSESLSSAAISSEKTTVESDIASSRTITVDIKGAVKKPGVYELPSDSRVNDAILLAGGVTAEADRQSVNFAQKLNDEAVVYVASQGENISVVATNTTVTSRIETAGDTSDKVNLNTATLADLQTISGIGQKRAQDILDYRDSNGGFKSVDDLSNVSGIGEKTLEKLREEVTVD, translated from the coding sequence ATGTTTGAGGATATTGTAGAGAAAATCCAAGCTAATAAAGTCATAGCTGGTCTGATGGGATTGCTTATTTTAGTGGTCATTTCTTGCTTTTTTCTGTTGGGAAATCCTTCAAAGAGCACTCAGGAAGAGCTCTTGCCATCCTGGTCAGGACAGTCAGAAAGTCTCAGCAGTGCAGCTATTTCTTCAGAGAAGACTACAGTAGAAAGTGACATCGCGTCGTCACGGACCATTACGGTCGATATCAAAGGGGCAGTCAAGAAACCTGGTGTTTATGAGTTGCCAAGTGATAGCAGGGTCAATGACGCTATTTTACTAGCTGGTGGGGTAACAGCAGAAGCTGATCGACAATCGGTCAACTTTGCCCAGAAACTCAATGATGAAGCAGTTGTTTATGTGGCAAGTCAGGGGGAAAATATCTCAGTTGTTGCGACGAACACAACGGTAACAAGTAGAATTGAAACTGCAGGAGATACTTCGGATAAGGTTAATCTCAATACAGCAACTCTTGCGGATTTACAGACAATTTCTGGAATCGGTCAAAAACGAGCTCAGGATATTCTTGATTATCGTGATAGTAATGGTGGGTTCAAATCGGTTGATGACTTGTCCAATGTCTCTGGCATTGGTGAAAAGACACTTGAAAAACTGCGCGAGGAAGTAACTGTTGACTAA
- a CDS encoding lysophospholipid acyltransferase family protein, whose translation MFYAYLRGLVVFLLWVFNGNAHYHNEEKILPAEENYILVAPHRTFWDPVYMAFAARPKEFIFMAKKELFTNRIFGWWIRMCGAFPIDRAKPGQDAIKYPVNMLKKANRSLVMFPSGSRHSQDVKGGVAVIAKMAKVKIMPAAYAGPMSLGGLLNGERVDMNFGNPIDISDIRRMNDEGIVEVARRIQAEFDRLDAENESFRTTKMKRNPLTLIYRIPLGIIAVLAVFLTLVFSFVASFIWNPERTVKKQ comes from the coding sequence ATGTTTTATGCCTATTTACGTGGTTTAGTGGTCTTCTTGCTTTGGGTTTTTAATGGCAATGCTCACTACCATAATGAAGAGAAAATATTACCTGCTGAGGAAAATTATATTCTAGTGGCGCCTCACAGAACCTTCTGGGATCCAGTTTATATGGCCTTTGCGGCTCGTCCGAAAGAATTTATCTTTATGGCTAAGAAGGAATTATTTACCAACCGTATCTTTGGTTGGTGGATTCGTATGTGTGGTGCTTTTCCTATTGATCGTGCTAAGCCTGGTCAAGATGCGATTAAGTATCCGGTCAATATGCTCAAGAAAGCCAATCGCTCGCTTGTGATGTTTCCAAGTGGCAGTCGCCATTCACAAGATGTCAAAGGTGGTGTTGCTGTGATTGCTAAGATGGCCAAGGTAAAAATTATGCCAGCTGCCTATGCTGGTCCGATGTCGCTTGGTGGTCTTCTAAATGGTGAGCGTGTGGACATGAATTTCGGAAATCCCATTGATATTTCAGATATTCGTCGGATGAATGATGAAGGGATTGTAGAGGTGGCTCGCCGTATTCAGGCAGAGTTTGACAGACTTGACGCTGAAAACGAGAGCTTCCGAACGACCAAAATGAAACGAAATCCCTTAACTTTAATTTATCGTATTCCCTTGGGTATAATCGCTGTCCTTGCTGTATTTCTGACCCTTGTGTTTAGTTTTGTTGCCAGCTTTATTTGGAATCCAGAACGTACCGTTAAAAAGCAATAA
- a CDS encoding isoprenylcysteine carboxyl methyltransferase family protein has protein sequence MFLIYLFLGLMFIIRLVFLRLSIRNEKVILANGGKEYGEKVSKAITVLHISFYLAVAIEVYCRQSSFDTTSLLGLSLMIFSVAILRIVTSLLGPIWTIKLMLVNDHQFVDHWLFKTIKHPNYYLNIMPELLGICLLGHAWTSAVIILPIYLLALMLRIREENRLLVEVIIPNTRLKQ, from the coding sequence ATGTTTTTAATATACTTATTTTTAGGACTAATGTTTATCATTCGACTGGTTTTTTTACGCTTATCAATTCGAAATGAAAAGGTTATTTTAGCTAACGGCGGTAAAGAGTACGGTGAAAAGGTTTCTAAAGCCATTACGGTTTTACATATTAGTTTTTATCTTGCTGTAGCGATTGAGGTTTATTGTCGTCAGTCTTCCTTTGATACGACGTCATTACTAGGTTTGTCTTTGATGATTTTTTCAGTTGCCATCTTGAGAATTGTCACAAGTTTGTTAGGACCAATTTGGACCATTAAGTTGATGTTGGTCAATGACCATCAGTTTGTAGATCATTGGTTATTTAAGACCATTAAGCATCCAAATTATTATTTAAATATCATGCCAGAATTACTCGGAATCTGTTTATTAGGACATGCTTGGACATCTGCAGTGATTATTCTTCCAATCTATTTGCTTGCTTTAATGCTTCGCATTCGTGAAGAAAACCGTCTGTTAGTCGAAGTCATTATTCCCAATACCCGCTTAAAGCAGTAG
- a CDS encoding tRNA1(Val) (adenine(37)-N6)-methyltransferase, producing the protein MSQMQLKEGERIDQLFSTDVKIIQNKAVFSYSIDSVLLSRFPKIPSKGLIVDLCSGNGAVGLFASTRTKAPITLVELQERLADMAERSIQLNHLEKQVTMVQDDLKNLLEHVPRSQVDLILCNPPYFKSTETSKKNLSEHYLLARHEITTNLEEICQVSRHALKSNGRLAMVHRPDRFLDILDTLRRYNLAPKRVQFVYPKMGKDANMLLIEAIKDGSTDGLKILPPLFVHKDNGDYTDEIFEIYFGKREQK; encoded by the coding sequence ATGTCTCAAATGCAATTAAAAGAAGGGGAGCGCATTGATCAGCTCTTCTCAACAGATGTTAAAATCATTCAAAACAAGGCTGTTTTCAGCTATTCTATCGACAGTGTCCTCCTATCTCGCTTCCCCAAAATTCCTTCCAAAGGACTCATTGTGGATCTCTGTTCAGGAAATGGAGCTGTCGGTCTTTTTGCCAGTACCAGAACCAAAGCCCCTATTACTTTGGTGGAACTTCAGGAACGATTGGCTGATATGGCAGAACGCTCTATCCAGCTCAATCACTTAGAGAAGCAAGTAACCATGGTTCAGGATGACCTCAAAAACCTCCTAGAACACGTCCCTCGTTCTCAAGTAGACCTCATCCTCTGCAATCCCCCATACTTCAAATCCACCGAAACCTCCAAGAAAAACCTGTCCGAGCACTATCTCTTGGCACGCCATGAAATCACCACTAACTTAGAAGAGATTTGCCAGGTATCCAGGCATGCCCTCAAATCCAATGGCCGCTTGGCTATGGTCCATCGTCCCGATCGTTTTCTGGACATTCTTGATACCTTAAGACGGTATAACTTGGCGCCCAAACGTGTTCAGTTTGTCTATCCTAAAATGGGGAAAGATGCCAATATGCTGCTGATTGAAGCCATCAAAGATGGCTCTACAGATGGTTTAAAAATTTTACCACCACTCTTTGTTCACAAAGACAACGGTGATTATACAGATGAGATTTTCGAGATATACTTTGGAAAAAGAGAGCAAAAATGA
- a CDS encoding GIY-YIG nuclease family protein, translating to MTEIKAYMYVLECADKTLYTGYTTDVQRRLSTHNAGKGAKYTRARLPVKLLYQESFPSKQEAQSAEAYFKQKTRQQKLNYIKENSK from the coding sequence ATGACTGAAATCAAAGCCTACATGTACGTCCTAGAATGTGCTGACAAGACCCTCTACACTGGCTACACAACAGACGTTCAGCGTCGCTTGAGCACACATAATGCTGGCAAAGGTGCCAAATACACCAGAGCCCGGCTACCAGTCAAACTCCTCTATCAAGAAAGCTTCCCAAGCAAACAAGAAGCCCAAAGTGCCGAAGCCTATTTCAAACAAAAAACACGCCAGCAAAAGTTAAATTATATTAAAGAAAACTCAAAGTGA
- a CDS encoding DEAD/DEAH box helicase, with protein MKFTELNLSEDIQAAVVTAGFEKASPIQELTIPLALAGKDVIGQAQTGTGKTAAFGLPTLNKISTDRNVIQALVIAPTRELAVQSQEELFRFGRDKGVKVRSVYGGSSIEKQIKALKSGAHIVVGTPGRLLDLIKRKALKLDHVETLILDEADEMLNMGFLEDIEAIISRVPDDRQTLLFSATMPDAIKRIGVKFMKEPEHVKIEAKELTNVNVDQYYVRVKEQEKFDTMTRLMDVDQPELSIVFGRTKRRVDELTRGLKLRGFRAEGIHGDLDQNKRLRVIRDFKNDQIDILVATDVAARGLDISGVTHVYNYDIPQDPESYVHRIGRTGRAGKSGESITFVSPNEMGYLSMIEKLTKKAMKGLKPATAEEAFQAKKKVALKKIERDFADESIRASFEKFKGDAIQLAQEFTPEELALYVLSLTVQDPDSMPDVEIAREKPLPFKPSGGGFGGKGKGGRGNRDRNRGGRDNDRRRSGRGDRRRDDRDGGRRDFKRRDDKFKKDNRRQDNKKPHKNTSSEKKTGFVIRNKGER; from the coding sequence TTGAAATTTACAGAATTAAACCTTAGTGAAGATATCCAAGCAGCCGTTGTAACCGCTGGTTTTGAAAAAGCATCACCTATCCAAGAATTGACGATTCCACTCGCACTAGCAGGAAAAGACGTGATTGGTCAAGCTCAAACCGGTACTGGGAAAACCGCTGCTTTTGGTTTACCTACCCTTAACAAAATCTCTACTGATAGAAATGTTATTCAAGCTCTTGTTATTGCACCTACTCGTGAGTTAGCTGTTCAATCACAAGAAGAACTTTTCCGCTTTGGTCGTGATAAAGGCGTTAAAGTTCGTTCGGTTTATGGTGGCTCATCTATTGAAAAACAAATTAAGGCTCTTAAATCAGGAGCACATATTGTTGTTGGTACGCCGGGACGCTTGCTTGATTTGATCAAACGTAAAGCCTTGAAATTGGATCATGTCGAAACATTGATTCTTGACGAAGCTGATGAAATGCTTAACATGGGATTCTTAGAAGATATCGAAGCGATTATCAGTCGTGTACCAGACGATCGTCAAACCCTTCTTTTCTCAGCTACTATGCCTGATGCCATCAAACGCATCGGTGTTAAGTTCATGAAAGAACCTGAGCATGTTAAGATTGAAGCTAAAGAATTGACGAATGTCAATGTAGATCAGTACTACGTTCGTGTGAAAGAACAAGAAAAATTTGATACGATGACACGTCTTATGGATGTTGATCAGCCTGAATTATCCATCGTCTTTGGTCGTACCAAACGTCGTGTTGATGAGTTGACCCGAGGTTTGAAGCTCCGAGGTTTCCGTGCGGAAGGTATTCATGGTGACCTTGATCAAAACAAACGTCTCCGTGTGATCCGTGATTTCAAGAATGACCAAATTGATATTCTTGTAGCGACAGACGTTGCAGCACGCGGATTAGATATTTCTGGTGTCACACATGTTTATAACTATGATATCCCTCAAGATCCAGAAAGTTATGTTCACCGTATTGGTCGTACAGGCCGTGCTGGAAAATCTGGTGAGTCAATCACGTTTGTATCACCAAATGAGATGGGTTACTTGTCAATGATTGAAAAATTGACTAAAAAAGCGATGAAAGGTCTTAAACCTGCGACAGCAGAAGAAGCCTTCCAAGCTAAGAAAAAAGTAGCACTTAAGAAAATCGAACGTGATTTTGCGGATGAATCTATTCGTGCAAGCTTTGAAAAATTCAAGGGTGATGCTATCCAGTTAGCACAAGAATTCACACCTGAAGAGTTGGCACTCTATGTTTTGAGTTTAACTGTTCAAGATCCAGATAGCATGCCTGACGTTGAAATTGCTCGCGAAAAACCATTACCATTCAAGCCATCAGGTGGCGGTTTCGGTGGTAAAGGTAAAGGTGGTCGAGGTAATCGCGATCGCAACCGTGGTGGTCGTGATAATGACCGTCGCCGTAGTGGACGTGGTGATCGTCGCCGTGATGATCGTGATGGTGGTCGCCGTGACTTCAAACGTCGTGATGATAAGTTCAAAAAAGACAACCGTCGCCAAGATAATAAAAAACCACACAAAAACACCTCAAGCGAAAAGAAAACAGGATTTGTTATTCGCAATAAAGGTGAGAGATAA
- a CDS encoding PH domain-containing protein yields the protein MGLFSGLLGNASQKDNNKVEEQLRDVLVPGEQVDLAFALIRDLIVFTEKRLILVDKQGVTGKKISYKSIPYRSISRFTVETSGHFDLDAELKIWISSAMEPAEILQFKSDKNIVQIQQALAAAVLK from the coding sequence ATGGGATTATTTTCGGGTCTTTTGGGAAATGCGTCGCAAAAGGATAATAATAAAGTTGAAGAGCAATTACGAGATGTGCTTGTACCAGGAGAACAAGTTGACTTGGCATTCGCATTAATTCGTGATTTGATAGTATTTACAGAAAAGCGGTTGATTTTAGTGGATAAACAAGGGGTGACAGGAAAGAAAATCTCTTACAAATCTATCCCTTATCGTTCCATTTCTCGATTTACCGTTGAGACATCTGGTCATTTTGATTTAGATGCAGAATTAAAAATTTGGATATCGTCTGCTATGGAACCAGCAGAAATCTTACAGTTCAAGAGCGATAAAAATATTGTCCAGATCCAACAAGCCTTAGCAGCAGCAGTCTTAAAATAA
- a CDS encoding alpha/beta hydrolase: MIQPTPFNPLKLGAYLISKIPTRVLGAAVKPVVNQKGDHLDPAVALSLSILNKTNHDFITMSLEEGRKTIDREGQLADFVSRRGIDIQDENVAGIPIRRYRYQGSHKGTIVFIHGGGWVLGSITSHDSTCAYLAQQTGAEIISLGYPLAPEHQFPSAVKTIDAFLDHAIEVDDIILMGDSAGGNLTLTVTLDRIMNQKKLPLGLVPLVPVIDLADMSTDSYQEFKEGYFLTANQMHWYKNHYVNPDDDVKNPLISPKYADDTLLKQLPQTHIFSAGFDVLRDEGMQFGERLKALGSNYNFTLLEDTVHPFVNSVGLWPSATKGMNQVCQTINRMLESKNNLL; this comes from the coding sequence ATGATCCAACCAACACCTTTTAATCCTTTAAAATTGGGAGCTTATTTAATTTCAAAGATACCAACCCGTGTTTTGGGAGCTGCTGTAAAACCAGTGGTGAACCAAAAAGGAGATCATTTAGACCCTGCGGTTGCTCTTTCCTTAAGTATTCTCAACAAAACTAATCATGATTTTATTACGATGTCACTTGAAGAAGGACGCAAAACCATTGATCGTGAAGGTCAGTTAGCTGACTTTGTCTCACGACGAGGTATTGACATACAAGATGAAAATGTAGCTGGGATTCCAATCCGTCGTTACAGATATCAAGGAAGTCACAAAGGGACAATTGTTTTCATCCATGGTGGTGGATGGGTTCTTGGATCGATTACTTCGCATGATTCCACATGTGCTTATTTGGCTCAACAAACAGGTGCTGAGATCATTAGTTTAGGTTATCCTTTGGCGCCAGAACACCAATTTCCTAGTGCAGTCAAAACTATTGACGCATTCCTTGATCATGCTATAGAGGTGGATGACATCATCCTAATGGGAGATTCAGCTGGTGGAAATCTAACCCTTACGGTTACTTTAGATCGAATTATGAACCAGAAAAAATTACCTTTAGGTTTAGTACCGTTGGTACCAGTAATTGATCTTGCGGATATGTCAACAGATTCTTATCAAGAATTTAAAGAAGGTTATTTCTTAACGGCAAATCAGATGCATTGGTACAAGAATCATTATGTCAACCCAGACGACGATGTCAAGAATCCTCTGATTAGTCCAAAATATGCTGATGATACGCTACTCAAGCAGTTACCACAAACTCATATTTTTTCAGCGGGGTTTGATGTTTTGCGTGACGAAGGGATGCAATTTGGGGAACGCCTCAAAGCGCTTGGTTCAAATTATAACTTTACCTTACTTGAAGATACGGTACATCCTTTTGTTAATTCGGTAGGTTTATGGCCAAGTGCCACAAAAGGTATGAATCAAGTTTGTCAGACCATTAATCGTATGTTGGAAAGCAAAAATAACTTATTGTAA
- a CDS encoding peptide chain release factor 3 has translation MSIQDEIKRRRTFAIISHPDAGKTTITEQLLYFGGELREAGTVKGKKTGNFAKSDWMDIEKQRGISVTSSVMQFDYAGKRVNILDTPGHEDFSEDTYRTLMAVDAAVMVVDSAKGIEAQTKKLFEVVKYRNIPVFTFINKLDRDGREPLDLLEELEEVLGIASYPMNWPIGMGRAFEGLYDIHNQRLELYKGDERFAEIADGDTLFANNPFYEQAKEDIELLSEAGNDFSQEAILEGDLTPVFFGSALTNFGVQTFLDTFLEFAPEPHGHKTTEDRMIDPLDKDFSGFVFKIQANMDPRHRDRIAFVRIVSGEFERGMGVNLPRTGKGAKLSNVTQFMAEARENVENAVAGDIIGVYDTGTYQVGDTLTVGKNKFEFEPLPTFTPEIFMKVAAKNVMKQKSFHKGIEQLVQEGAIQLYKNYQTGEYMLGAVGQLQFEVFKHRMEGEYNAEVVMTPMGKKTVRWIKPEDLDERMSSSRNILAKDRYDQPVFLFENDFALRWFADKYPDVKLEEKM, from the coding sequence ATGTCAATTCAAGACGAAATCAAACGCCGTCGTACCTTTGCCATCATCTCTCACCCGGATGCAGGTAAAACGACGATTACAGAACAATTACTCTATTTTGGTGGTGAGCTTCGTGAAGCTGGTACTGTCAAAGGGAAGAAAACAGGAAATTTTGCCAAATCTGACTGGATGGATATTGAGAAACAACGTGGTATTTCGGTAACATCATCTGTCATGCAATTTGACTACGCTGGCAAACGCGTCAATATTTTGGATACCCCAGGTCACGAGGATTTCTCAGAAGATACCTACCGTACCCTTATGGCTGTGGATGCTGCTGTCATGGTCGTGGACTCTGCTAAGGGTATCGAGGCGCAAACGAAAAAACTCTTTGAAGTTGTCAAATACCGTAATATTCCGGTCTTTACCTTTATCAATAAATTGGACCGTGATGGCCGTGAACCACTAGATCTTTTGGAAGAATTAGAAGAAGTTCTAGGAATTGCTTCTTATCCTATGAACTGGCCAATTGGTATGGGACGTGCTTTTGAAGGGCTCTATGACATTCATAACCAGCGTCTAGAACTTTATAAAGGGGATGAACGCTTTGCGGAAATCGCTGATGGTGACACGCTTTTTGCCAACAATCCCTTCTATGAACAAGCTAAAGAAGATATTGAGCTTTTAAGTGAAGCAGGTAATGATTTTTCACAAGAAGCTATCTTGGAAGGTGATTTAACACCGGTCTTCTTTGGCTCAGCTCTTACCAATTTTGGTGTACAGACCTTCCTTGATACCTTCTTAGAATTTGCGCCAGAACCACATGGTCATAAGACTACTGAAGACAGGATGATTGATCCACTAGATAAGGACTTTTCTGGATTTGTCTTTAAAATCCAAGCTAATATGGACCCTCGTCACCGTGACCGTATTGCTTTTGTTCGTATCGTTTCGGGTGAATTTGAACGCGGTATGGGTGTTAATCTCCCTCGCACAGGTAAAGGCGCTAAGCTTTCAAACGTGACCCAGTTTATGGCGGAAGCTCGTGAAAATGTCGAAAATGCTGTTGCTGGTGATATCATCGGGGTTTATGACACGGGAACTTACCAAGTTGGAGATACCCTAACAGTTGGTAAAAACAAGTTTGAATTTGAACCACTACCAACCTTTACACCAGAGATTTTCATGAAAGTAGCTGCTAAAAATGTCATGAAACAAAAATCCTTCCACAAAGGGATTGAGCAATTGGTGCAAGAAGGTGCGATTCAGCTTTATAAAAACTATCAGACAGGTGAGTATATGCTCGGTGCCGTCGGTCAACTTCAGTTTGAAGTTTTCAAACACCGCATGGAAGGCGAGTATAACGCAGAAGTTGTGATGACACCAATGGGTAAAAAGACCGTACGTTGGATTAAGCCAGAAGACCTTGACGAACGCATGAGTTCAAGCCGAAACATCTTAGCTAAAGATCGTTACGATCAACCAGTCTTCCTCTTTGAAAACGACTTTGCCCTTCGCTGGTTCGCAGACAAATATCCAGATGTTAAGTTAGAAGAAAAAATGTAG
- a CDS encoding YwaF family protein — protein sequence MSIITGTASHAPRVTPVVYSFLMSLILLSIGMTRICYKMPAYQTFWKRVQYCQIIALYSWYLLAHFDITEALPFYHCRIATLAILFLPKGKLKAYFAYLGIVGAICALSYPVFDPYPFPHLTILSYVFGHMALLINALIYLYQNNSTTQLSFKNILQITFAMNMVIGLADLVLQANYGFLRETPVLASQNGMVNFLVVSLVIAILITLVQALMSREVERLAVRV from the coding sequence ATGTCAATCATAACAGGAACAGCTAGTCATGCTCCGAGAGTAACACCGGTTGTTTACAGTTTTCTTATGAGTTTAATCCTTCTTTCTATTGGTATGACACGGATTTGTTATAAGATGCCTGCTTACCAAACATTTTGGAAGAGAGTGCAGTATTGTCAGATTATTGCCTTGTATTCTTGGTATCTCTTAGCTCACTTTGATATCACAGAAGCTCTTCCTTTTTACCATTGCCGCATTGCGACCCTAGCCATTCTCTTTCTACCCAAGGGGAAGTTAAAGGCTTATTTTGCTTATCTGGGAATTGTAGGTGCTATCTGTGCTCTTTCTTATCCTGTTTTTGATCCCTATCCATTTCCTCACCTGACCATCTTGTCTTATGTATTTGGACACATGGCCTTGCTAATCAACGCTTTGATTTATCTCTATCAGAACAACTCTACTACCCAGCTTTCTTTTAAAAACATTCTTCAAATAACATTTGCTATGAATATGGTGATTGGTCTTGCTGACCTGGTTTTGCAAGCCAATTATGGCTTTTTACGAGAAACACCAGTTTTGGCAAGTCAAAATGGCATGGTGAACTTCTTAGTTGTTAGTCTAGTCATCGCTATATTAATAACACTGGTTCAAGCACTTATGTCAAGGGAAGTGGAACGTTTGGCAGTGAGAGTTTGA
- a CDS encoding UDP-N-acetylmuramoyl-tripeptide--D-alanyl-D-alanine ligase, which yields MRLRLHEVAKVVGAKNDITAFEDVDLSQIEFDSRKITDGDIFLPLRGARDGHDFIEIAFENGALATFSEKEIEGHPYLLVDDCLTAFQTLASYYIERSRVDVIAVTGSNGKTTTKDMIAQLLSTTYNTYKTQGNYNNEIGLPYTVLHMPDNTEKLVLEMGQDHLGDIKLLSDIAKPHIGVVTLVAEAHLEFFGSRDKIAEGKMQITDGMDSDGILIAPADPIINPYLQQNQTTIRFGADEDIYITELEEAKESLTFKTNFLEESVFLPVTGKYNATNAMVAAYVAKLLMVSDQDIYQAFRDLELTKNRTEWKKAANGADILSDVYNANPTAMKLILETFSSIPRNEGGKKIAVLADMKELGEQSVQLHNEMIMSLSPEYIDTVLFYGQDIADLAQLASQMFPIGHVYYYQKTDTEDQFSHLLAKIQEMLEPNDQILLKGSNSMKLADIVASLENAK from the coding sequence ATGAGATTGCGATTACATGAGGTCGCCAAAGTTGTTGGCGCTAAAAATGATATCACAGCATTTGAAGATGTTGACCTGAGTCAGATTGAGTTTGATTCGCGAAAAATTACTGATGGCGATATCTTCCTCCCTCTGAGAGGAGCGCGTGATGGGCATGATTTTATTGAGATAGCTTTTGAGAATGGTGCTTTAGCCACTTTTTCTGAGAAAGAAATTGAAGGTCATCCTTATCTCTTAGTTGATGACTGTTTGACAGCTTTTCAAACCCTCGCCAGTTATTATATTGAGCGTAGTCGTGTTGATGTTATTGCTGTAACAGGATCAAATGGGAAAACAACGACTAAAGATATGATTGCTCAGCTCTTGTCAACAACATACAATACTTACAAAACACAAGGCAATTACAATAATGAGATTGGCTTGCCCTATACAGTCTTACACATGCCAGACAATACCGAAAAGCTGGTCTTGGAAATGGGACAGGATCATCTAGGTGACATTAAACTACTATCAGACATTGCCAAGCCACATATTGGCGTTGTGACACTGGTAGCGGAAGCTCACTTAGAATTCTTTGGTAGTCGTGACAAGATTGCGGAAGGTAAAATGCAGATTACGGATGGCATGGATAGCGATGGTATCTTGATCGCTCCAGCTGATCCGATTATTAACCCCTATTTACAACAAAATCAAACGACCATTCGATTTGGAGCGGATGAAGATATCTATATCACGGAATTAGAAGAAGCTAAAGAATCCCTAACCTTTAAGACAAACTTTTTAGAAGAGTCCGTATTTCTTCCTGTTACAGGAAAATACAATGCGACAAATGCTATGGTAGCAGCCTATGTGGCTAAGTTATTGATGGTATCTGATCAAGATATTTATCAAGCTTTTAGAGATTTAGAACTAACGAAGAATCGTACCGAGTGGAAAAAAGCTGCCAACGGTGCCGATATCCTATCAGATGTTTACAATGCCAATCCAACTGCTATGAAGCTAATTTTAGAAACCTTTTCAAGTATCCCTAGAAATGAAGGGGGTAAGAAAATTGCTGTACTTGCTGATATGAAAGAATTGGGAGAACAATCTGTCCAACTTCACAATGAAATGATTATGAGTTTGTCTCCTGAGTATATTGATACGGTCTTATTCTACGGTCAAGATATTGCAGATTTAGCTCAACTGGCTAGTCAAATGTTTCCGATAGGACATGTTTACTATTATCAAAAGACGGATACAGAGGATCAATTTAGCCATCTTTTAGCAAAGATTCAAGAAATGCTAGAGCCTAATGACCAAATTTTACTAAAAGGTAGTAACTCTATGAAGTTGGCTGATATTGTAGCAAGTCTAGAAAATGCTAAGTAG
- a CDS encoding folate family ECF transporter S component translates to MKTLFAFPKLSVRRLATIGILLALSYLIGRFSITIIPKQLVLSFTFILESIIGSISGPLLAFLTLGIFDVIDTLFSEKAGMFLIGWTIMEAILGFIYGAFFYGKSFSWSSKKDWLYVSLAMTVITILGSFIMTPWLIQHYYHVPILAQFIAGRWIKIFEIPIRIVVTMTVLSQLTRIPEYRKLLNPKN, encoded by the coding sequence ATGAAAACGTTATTTGCTTTTCCAAAACTAAGCGTACGCCGTTTAGCAACCATCGGGATATTACTAGCACTTAGTTATCTGATTGGTCGATTTTCCATCACCATTATCCCCAAACAATTGGTGCTTAGTTTCACTTTTATTCTCGAAAGCATTATCGGTAGTATTTCTGGACCACTACTCGCTTTTTTGACCTTGGGTATTTTTGATGTTATCGATACTCTTTTCTCTGAGAAAGCTGGCATGTTCCTCATCGGTTGGACGATTATGGAAGCTATCCTGGGCTTCATCTACGGAGCATTCTTCTATGGGAAATCATTTTCTTGGTCGTCTAAGAAAGACTGGCTTTATGTGTCTCTAGCCATGACAGTCATTACTATCCTCGGAAGTTTTATCATGACACCTTGGTTGATCCAACACTATTATCATGTCCCTATTTTGGCACAATTCATCGCAGGACGTTGGATTAAGATCTTTGAGATTCCGATTCGTATTGTAGTAACGATGACTGTCTTATCTCAATTAACGCGTATTCCAGAATACCGCAAACTCTTAAACCCCAAAAATTAA